A stretch of the Candidatus Angelobacter sp. genome encodes the following:
- a CDS encoding DUF2752 domain-containing protein, whose product MNVPPVISGTRKAPAPGLLPAWMFAGLLFLLAAARLSSLWNLPLPFCALKKFTGIPCPFCGSTRCILACSSFDFANAVRWNPLTFLACLGIVLWFAVWITDRLFGRRCLAVVYRAPAVPAFKPVLVAMVLLNWIYLCLTLP is encoded by the coding sequence GTGAACGTTCCGCCTGTCATTTCAGGAACGAGAAAGGCTCCAGCGCCCGGCCTCCTGCCTGCCTGGATGTTTGCCGGGCTCCTGTTCCTGCTCGCAGCCGCGCGCCTGTCCTCCCTCTGGAACCTTCCGCTTCCGTTCTGTGCGCTAAAGAAGTTCACCGGCATCCCCTGCCCTTTCTGCGGCAGCACCCGGTGCATCCTCGCCTGTTCCAGTTTCGATTTCGCGAACGCGGTTCGCTGGAACCCGCTGACATTCCTCGCGTGCCTGGGTATTGTGTTGTGGTTCGCTGTTTGGATTACAGACCGGCTTTTCGGCCGCCGCTGCCTGGCGGTCGTTTATCGCGCGCCGGCCGTTCCCGCGTTCAAACCCGTCCTCGTCGCCATGGTGCTGCTGAACTGGATTTACCTCTGCCTGACGCTGCCCTAG
- a CDS encoding 4a-hydroxytetrahydrobiopterin dehydratase: MAKLTSTQIEAALKTVPLWEKKGAIVTRVFAFKDFVAAMKFVNAVADLAEKAWHHPDIDVRWNKVTLALTTHDQGGLTEKDFTLARKFDAAAK, translated from the coding sequence ATGGCCAAACTGACCTCCACTCAGATCGAGGCGGCGCTGAAAACCGTGCCGCTGTGGGAAAAGAAAGGCGCGATCGTCACGCGTGTATTCGCGTTCAAAGACTTCGTCGCCGCCATGAAATTCGTCAACGCGGTGGCGGACCTGGCCGAAAAAGCGTGGCACCACCCGGACATTGATGTTCGCTGGAACAAGGTCACGCTTGCGCTCACCACGCACGACCAGGGCGGGTTGACGGAAAAAGATTTCACGCTGGCAAGGAAGTTCGATGCCGCCGCCAAATAG
- a CDS encoding galactokinase family protein codes for MPPPNSLDTAARDLFKKHFGYTPTHAVCAPGRLEVLGNHTDYNEGIVMSVAVDKYVFIAASPRTDGKVELVSSAFPGAEIFWMSELKHNPAAPWADYVKGVLVQLRKRGVHFSGFSAAIHSTIPIGAGMSSSAALEVAAALMVRQLFPYSLTELGASVPPPRDGRGRLPPLEAKEKLHLARLCQAAEVEFAGVNCGLLDQLSCLFGRAHHVMNIDCRFQSVHHAPLLGEAIVVCDSGVKHRLVGGEYNELRENCESAAHALGAKALRSVELVSLKAGRGRLNERQYQCAYHVVSEIQRVTFAERALADDDHRQFGQYMLLSHESSRDYLKNSCPELDRLVELARGHPGCLGARLTGGGFGGATINLVAYHQAEDFMKTIAEQYEQRTGQKMKPMICQIVDGAG; via the coding sequence ATGCCGCCGCCAAATAGTCTGGACACGGCCGCCCGGGACCTCTTCAAGAAACATTTCGGCTACACGCCGACACACGCCGTTTGCGCGCCGGGCCGGCTGGAGGTGCTCGGCAACCACACCGACTACAACGAGGGGATCGTCATGTCGGTGGCGGTGGACAAATACGTCTTCATCGCCGCGTCGCCGCGCACCGACGGCAAGGTCGAACTCGTCTCCTCCGCCTTTCCCGGCGCGGAAATCTTCTGGATGAGCGAATTGAAGCACAATCCCGCTGCGCCGTGGGCGGATTACGTCAAGGGCGTGCTCGTCCAGTTGCGCAAGCGCGGCGTTCACTTCAGCGGTTTCAGCGCGGCCATTCACAGTACGATTCCCATTGGCGCGGGCATGAGCAGTTCCGCCGCGCTTGAGGTCGCCGCCGCGCTCATGGTGCGCCAGTTGTTTCCCTACTCGCTCACCGAACTCGGCGCGTCGGTTCCGCCACCGCGCGACGGCCGTGGCCGCCTGCCACCCCTCGAAGCGAAGGAAAAGCTCCATCTCGCCCGGCTCTGCCAGGCCGCCGAGGTCGAATTCGCGGGCGTGAACTGCGGACTGCTCGATCAACTCTCATGTCTGTTCGGACGCGCCCATCACGTGATGAACATCGATTGCCGATTTCAGAGCGTCCATCACGCGCCGTTGCTGGGTGAAGCCATCGTGGTTTGCGACTCCGGCGTCAAGCACCGGCTTGTCGGCGGTGAATACAACGAACTGCGCGAGAATTGCGAATCGGCCGCGCACGCACTGGGCGCGAAAGCGCTGCGCTCGGTCGAACTGGTCTCTCTCAAGGCCGGCCGCGGGCGCCTCAACGAACGCCAGTACCAGTGCGCCTACCATGTCGTCAGCGAAATCCAGCGCGTGACGTTCGCCGAGCGCGCGCTGGCCGACGACGACCACCGGCAGTTCGGCCAGTACATGCTCCTCAGCCACGAAAGCTCGCGCGATTATCTGAAGAACAGTTGTCCCGAACTCGACCGGTTGGTGGAACTGGCCCGCGGGCATCCGGGCTGCCTTGGCGCGCGGCTGACGGGTGGCGGCTTTGGAGGCGCGACCATCAACCTCGTCGCCTATCATCAGGCCGAAGATTTCATGAAAACCATCGCCGAACAATACGAGCAACGCACCGGGCAAAAGATGAAACCGATGATCTGCCAGATCGTGGACGGAGCGGGTTAG